The following DNA comes from Amycolatopsis albispora.
GAGCGACCGGGCCCGTGCCGAACTGGGCTGGCGGCCCCAGCGCGCCGACCTGACGGGCATCGTCGCCGACGCCTGGCGCTTCACCCAGGAACGCCGCGGCGCCGCGAACCCCGCCTGACCAAATGTCCGGGCCGCCGCGATCACGGCGGCCCGGACATTTGTCCTTTGTGGACAATTAACCGGCTCGCGAAGATTCACTCTTGAGTTTTCAATGATCGCGTTCACGCGAGCGTCAGCGCTCGCGGACGTTGGGCTGAACCGTCGTCAGCGTGGTCACTTTCCCTTGGCTGGCGGCAGGTCGATGTCGAGAGCCGGGTCCGCCCGGCCCAGATCGGCGAGGCGCGACGGCGGCAGCATCGCGTCGATCGCCCTGGACAACAACCCTGCCAGCAGGTGCCCCGGATCGGCCTCCAGCGCGTTGTCCATTGCCATGCCGGCGAAGGTGCCGTCGCCGCGCAGGTAGGAGCTGAACGCGAGCAGCGTGGCGAACTGCGCGCGTTCCGGTGGCGGACATTCGCGGACCATGGCCAGCCACAGTTGCTCGGCCGCCCTCGCCACGGCTGTGCCGGACGGCACCGCCAGCGCGAGGCAGGCGTCACGCACTTCGGTGATCTGCAGGGCGAACACCAGATCGAGCACGTCCTTGTCGGACAGTTCGAGCCTGCCGCGATGGGCACGGCGGATGGCCGCCCGCACCACGGCGAAGCCCTGTTCCGGCACCATCGCCCGCGAATCCGGCTCGGCTTCGTCGGCCGCCTGGTCGAGTTGGCGCGAACGCCGTGAGATCGCCTCCGGATCGGTCGGGTCCAACCTGGCCGCACTGGCCTCGCGGCTGCTGAAGGTGACCAAGCCCGCGCTCGCCGCCACGGCCGCGATCCGGCCGTGTTCGAGGTCCGGCAACTCACCGCGGCAGTCCGGATCCAGATAACACCGCCACGGCATGCCGGTGCGGATTTCCGCCATCCACAGGAAGTGGACTGGGTCAACACCGGTGGCGGCGAACTGTTCTCGTATGGTTTCGACCAATTCCGCACCGGCGAACTCACCGCCACCACCGATGATGAGCACGGTGGCCGCGGAGTTGCCATGCACCAGCGGCACGAATCTCTCCGCCACCGCCAGTGCGAATCCTGGCGGTGGCAGATCACTTCTGGCCATCTGCACGATGCTGCCGGGCTGACCGTTTTCTCCGTGCCGGTGCACGATGAGCACCACGGAGTTCGCGGGACGGAAGCCAAGCATGGGGGGAACAGTGGCGATCATCTCGCCGGGATCGCCGCCAAGGTTGAGGTTGGCGCCGTTCTGGGCTGCGGGGCGTGTGGACGTTGTCATGGGTCCACTGTGCGACGAGAAGCAAGGTCGTGGGGCACGAGTCGCGAAACTGTGGACAACTCGAGCCGTTGTGGATAACTCGCCGGGCCGCCTTGCGCCGCGGGGTAGGCTGCATCGCAGAGGAATGGGGCACTGCCCGCCGAGCGAGCAATGCCCCATTCACGAGATCGATATCAGTCGCAGTGCTCGAAGGGGCTTTCGTAGGTCGTCGTACCGACCGATCCGCCCCATTTCACGCAGGTTTTCGCGGCGGCCTTCTTGACCGGGCCCGCGTAGTAGGTGAAGTTGCCCGAGTCGGTCACCCTGGCCGAACCCTGCACCTCAAGAAACGCCGAGGTGGGCGAAGCCGTGCCGAGCGAGACCGATTTCAGCGTAGTCACGCAGTTGTTCGAGTTGTCCGCGTTGTAAAGGAGATAAGCCGTGCCCGAAGTACCCAGGTTGGCCGAGTCGATCACGTCGAAGCCAGCGCCGCAGACCTGCTCGGGGGTGTACGGGTTGTTCCCGCCGCCACCGCAGTTGTTCTTGCTGGTGAAGTTCGTGTGGCCGTAGTACGGAACCGCGACGCCGTGCAGCACCGCCTTCTGCGCCACGCCGTTCAGCCGCTGTTCGTAGTGCAGGTGGGGGCCGGTCACGCCGCCGGTCGCCCCCGCTTTCCCGATCTGCTTGCCCAGCGCCACCTGCTGGCCGACCGAGACCTCCTGGGAGGAAAGATGTGCGTAGCGGGTCCGCCAGCCGCTGCCGTGGTCGATCTCGATCCAGCGGCCGTAGCTGGTCGAACCGGTGTTGCCGACCACGGTCACCTTGCCGGCGGCCGAGGCGAGGACCGGCATGCCGGTGATGCCCGACTTCTGGAAGTCGACCGAGTTCGCCGGGTTGTGCCCGCTGAACGTGGCCGCGGTGACGGTGACGCCGCACTTGAACGGCACCTGGAAGTTGGGCGCCGCCGAAGCGGTGCCCTGCGTGGCCACCAGGCCGAGCACCGGCAGCACGAGGGTGGCGGCCGCCGCCGTGAGCCGTCTCAACACAGACATCGATACCTCCGGGATACGGGGACTCGTCAGCGACCAGCCAAGCGATCGCGCGTACACGTTCCGTACAAAACGGGCCGCCCCGCCAGCGGAACGGCCCGTTTGCGGTGAATCCCCTAGAAAGCCGCGCGGAGCGCCTCCTTGCCGCCTGCCACCGGCAAGGTGATCGAGGTCTTGGTCAGGTCGATCGCCACCCCGGCGCCCGGCTTCGGGCGCAACGTGAAGTCGTGGTCGCTGGACAGCAGCACGAACTCCAGCTTGTGGCCAGTGGCCAGCACGTAGTCGTCCGGCTGCAGTTCGAACGAGACCTTGTACGACTTGCCCGGTTCGATCGGCTGGGTCCTGGCCGGGTCGGTGCGGTTCTGCGGGTCGGTCCAGCCCCGGGTGATCACCTTGGCCTTGCCGTCGGGCGCGCGGTCGACCAGCACACCGGTCACGTTGGCCGCGGGCCGGTCGAACGACACGCTCAGGTCCACCTTCGCCGTACCGCTCAGCCGCACCGGCTGCCGCGCCTCGGTGGTCGAGTAGGCCAGGCGGTTGCCGGAGCTGGGCAGGTCGACGAGCTGCTCGACGGTCTTGGTGGCGTCGTCGGCGAGCCGTTCGACCTGCGGACGGCCCGGCAGCTTGTGCCGCGGGTCGAGCTTGCCGCGGGCGCTACCGCCCGGCCACGGGTAGATCGTCGCGTCGGAGGTGCCGGGGAGCGGCCACTCGGCTTCGTCGGCCCACGAGCCGTTCTCGCGCTGGATGGTCGACTTCGGCTCCTTCTCGATGCCGTTGTCGAGGTCGTAGAGGTAGTGCGAGACCCACTTGTTCAGGGTCGCGAGCCACTCCTCCTTGCGCAGCGAATACGGGTCGGCGTGCCCGGACTGGTGCCACCAGATCTTGTGCTCCACCCCGTGTGCCTTGAGCGCTTCGTACCACTTGGCGACCTGGCTGGTGGTCACGTTCCAGTCGTTGAGGCCGTGGACCGCGAGCACCGAGGCACGCACCTGGTCCACGTCGTTGAGGTAGTTCCGCTCGTCCCAGAAGGGGCTGTAGTCGCCGGTGATCCGGTCCTGCTGGGCGGCCAGCTCGTCGAGCACCGGGCGGCACACCGCGCGGTCGGCACGGGTGTGCACGTACTCGGCGAGCACGTCGGCGTCCTCACCCTGGTAACCACCGGGGGCCACCACGGCGCCGTTTTCGCGGTAGTAGTCGTACCAGCTGGAGATCGCGGCGATCGGGATGATCGTCTCGAGGCCCTCGACCCCGGTGCTGGCGACAGCGTTCGGCAGCGTGCCGTTGTACGAGACGCCCATCATCGCGGTCTTCCCGGTGGTCCAGTCCGCCTTGGCCGCGGCGCCAGCGGCGTCACGCGCGGGTGTCCGGTTGTTGAGCCAGTCGACCACGGACCTGGCGCCGATGGTCTCGTTCTCGCCACCGGTGGTCGGACAGCCCGTCGACTGGCCGCTGCCGAGCGATTCGCCGTACACCACGGCAAACCCGCGCGAGGTGAAGTAGGACTCGTAGCGCCAGGTGATCGGCGCGGCGTACGGGCCGACGTCGGAGGTCCGGCCACGCGGGCCCGCGGCGGGCGCGGGCTGGCCCGGCACGTAGAGCTCGACATCGACGTTGTGGTTGGCGACGTCGTTGCCACCGGCGTAGTACGGGCTCGCCTGGTAGATGACCGGCACCTTGAGCCCGTTCTGGGTGGCCTTCGGGCGCACCACCTCGACGTGCACCTCGTCGTTCTTGCCGTCGCGGTCGCTGTCGACCGGTGCGGTGACCCAGACGTTGTCCCGGACGACGTCGGCCGGGTCGAACACCGGTTGGGCCTGTCCGTTCTCGAAGACCGGCCCGGTGGGCGGAGCGACCTGGGCGCTGACGGGCTGCACCAGCGCCAGCGGCAGCAAACCGACGAGCACAGCGGCAAGGCGTGCGGATCTCACACGGACCCCCTGTGAAGGTGTGGTGAAAGGACTGCGATGACACTTGCTCCGGCCGACAGGGGTGTCAAGCCCTTCCCGGCGTTAACCGACGAAAGACGGCACGGGCGCTCTGCGTTTGGACTAGCGTCGGGTTTCATGCCGACCCCCGTGCGCGCCCCGATCGTCGCCGTCACCGTCTACCCGCAGCACGCCAGGATCGTCCGCCGGGCCCGGACCGAACTGGGTGGTGACGGCCGGTTCTCCATCGGCGGGCTGCCCCGGACCCTGCTGCCGGATTCGGTACGTGCCTCGGGCACCGGGCCCGCGTCCATCGTCGGTGTGGACGTCCGCCCGCAGCACCTCGCCCGGCCGACCGAGCGAGAACTGGACGAGCTGCTCGAACGCCAGCGCGTGGCCAAGCGGAAGCTCGACGAGGTGACCGACGCCGAAGCCGTCGAGACCGGGCGGGCGGACCTGCTGAGCGCACTGGCGCAGCGATCCGGCCGGGCGTTCGCCGACGCGCTCGCCGCCGGGAACGCGCAACCGTCGCGGGTGGCCGAGATCGGTGACGCGCTCGCGGCGCAGCTGTCCGATGTGCTCGCCAGCCGACGGGAGCTGGCCGACCGGCACGCCCGGCTGGCCGAGGAACTGGCAGCGGTCGAGCGTGAAGTCACGGCGCGGCAGGCGGCGCAAACCCCCGACCGCACCGAAGTGGTGATCGAACTGGAACCGGCCGAGGACGCCGGCCCCGCCGAGGTCGAGCTGGAACTGTCCTATGTGGTCACCAATGCCCGGTGGGAGTCCGGTTACGACATCCGGCTCGACGAGGACCGGGTGCGGCTCACCTGGTACGGCCTGGTCACCCAGCACACCGGCGAGGACTGGCCCGAATGCGAACTGATCCTGTCGACCGCCCGCCCGGCGGCCACCGTGCACGTGCCGGAGCCGCAACCCTGGTACCTCGACCGCGCCGTGCCCACGGCAGTGCGCGGGGGCAGCGCGGCCGCAGGTGGACGCGGTGGCGGTTACGGTGCGTCGATGCCGGAGATGGCCGCACCCGCGGGGCCACCGATGGCGGACATGACGGCCCAGGTGGAACAGGGCGCGGCAGCGGCGTCGTACCGGCCTGCGCGGCCGGTCGCGGTGCCCTCCGACGGCGGCGCGCACCGCACGACGATCGCGACGCTGGGACTCGACGCGGAACTGAGCTACGTGACCGCGCCGGTGCTCGCGGAGGAGGCGTACCTGCGGGCCACGGTGACCAACGGCGGTGAACACACCCTGCTGCCGGGCAAGGCGTCCGTCTTCCACGACAACGAATTCGTCGGCACCACGCGGCTGGACACCTGGGCGCCGGGTGAAGAGGTCGAGCTGGCGCTCGGGGTGGACGACAGGCTGCGCGTGAAGCGCGAGCTGCGGCGGCGCAGCGCGACGAAGACCGCGCTGACCGGCACGCGACGGCGTGAGCTGGAGTACCGGATCACGGTCACGAACCACGGTCCGCGCGTCGCGCCGATCACCGTGCTGGACCAGGCGCCGGTTTCTCGCGACGAGGCGATCGTGGTGCGGGACGTGCGCACCTCCCCCGACCCCGAAGAGCTGAGTTCGCTCGGCGAGGTCACCTGGCGGTTCGAGCTGGCTCCGGGTGCTTCGGCCGAAGCGAACCTGTCGTTCCGGGTGGACGTGTCGAAGGGGGTGGAGCTGCGCGGCTGGCGCGAGTGAGCACCGTGCTGGCGCGCCCTTCGTACCGACAGGCAACCGACAGCAACTGGTAACCGCGGAAAAACACTCGATCGGGTTATATCGATGGCATGCGCCCCCGGTCCGTGGTGTTCGGCCTGGTCGCCACCCTCGCGGTGACGGCGGGCTTGACCGCGGTGGCCGTGGTCGCCCGGCCCGAGACCGAGCCGAAGCACGAGGTGGCGATGGCCTTGCCGTCGTCGGCCCCACTGCCGGACGGTATGGCGTCGCCGTCGTCCGCCGCCCCCGCGCCGGGGGTCCCGCTCACCGAAGAAGAGCGGGCCGAGGTGGCGTCGGCTGTGGTCGCGGCGGTGGAATCGGCCGCGCCCGGCACCGATCTCGGGCTCGCCGTGTACGACCGGGTGACCCGTTCGGCGGTGGCCGCCGAGAACGCCGACGCGCCGTTCTACTCGGCGTCGGTGGTCAAGCTGCTCATCGCGATCGACCTCCTGCACGACGCGGGCTGGACCGCGGACGACCGCGCGAAGGAAAACCTCGCGCAGCTGCTCGGCGCGAGCAACGACGGCGTCGCCGATGCGCTGTGGGCGGCCGGGGGCAGGCGCGACATCGTGCGGCAGGTGAGCGCGTTGATCGGGCTGGCGAACACCACTCCCCCGAACGTCTCCGACGAGTGGGAGATGACGCGGCTCAGCGCGCAGGACGTGATCACCACCTACGAGTACATCCACCACGGGATTCCCGGTTCCGCGCGGGACGTGCTGCTGGCCGCGCTCACCGGGCCCGACGACCGCGCGGCCGACGGGTTCGACCAGTTCTTCGGCATCCCGGCGGCGCTGCCCGAAACCACCTGGGGCGTGAAGCAGGGCTGGATGCGGGCGGCGGGACACGTTGTGCTGCACACGACCGGGGTGGTGGGCGATCGG
Coding sequences within:
- a CDS encoding DUF4192 domain-containing protein, with product MGHCSLGGQCPIPLRCSLPRGARRPGELSTTARVVHSFATRAPRPCFSSHSGPMTTSTRPAAQNGANLNLGGDPGEMIATVPPMLGFRPANSVVLIVHRHGENGQPGSIVQMARSDLPPPGFALAVAERFVPLVHGNSAATVLIIGGGGEFAGAELVETIREQFAATGVDPVHFLWMAEIRTGMPWRCYLDPDCRGELPDLEHGRIAAVAASAGLVTFSSREASAARLDPTDPEAISRRSRQLDQAADEAEPDSRAMVPEQGFAVVRAAIRRAHRGRLELSDKDVLDLVFALQITEVRDACLALAVPSGTAVARAAEQLWLAMVRECPPPERAQFATLLAFSSYLRGDGTFAGMAMDNALEADPGHLLAGLLSRAIDAMLPPSRLADLGRADPALDIDLPPAKGK
- a CDS encoding DUF4139 domain-containing protein, giving the protein MPTPVRAPIVAVTVYPQHARIVRRARTELGGDGRFSIGGLPRTLLPDSVRASGTGPASIVGVDVRPQHLARPTERELDELLERQRVAKRKLDEVTDAEAVETGRADLLSALAQRSGRAFADALAAGNAQPSRVAEIGDALAAQLSDVLASRRELADRHARLAEELAAVEREVTARQAAQTPDRTEVVIELEPAEDAGPAEVELELSYVVTNARWESGYDIRLDEDRVRLTWYGLVTQHTGEDWPECELILSTARPAATVHVPEPQPWYLDRAVPTAVRGGSAAAGGRGGGYGASMPEMAAPAGPPMADMTAQVEQGAAAASYRPARPVAVPSDGGAHRTTIATLGLDAELSYVTAPVLAEEAYLRATVTNGGEHTLLPGKASVFHDNEFVGTTRLDTWAPGEEVELALGVDDRLRVKRELRRRSATKTALTGTRRRELEYRITVTNHGPRVAPITVLDQAPVSRDEAIVVRDVRTSPDPEELSSLGEVTWRFELAPGASAEANLSFRVDVSKGVELRGWRE
- a CDS encoding M23 family metallopeptidase, whose amino-acid sequence is MSVLRRLTAAAATLVLPVLGLVATQGTASAAPNFQVPFKCGVTVTAATFSGHNPANSVDFQKSGITGMPVLASAAGKVTVVGNTGSTSYGRWIEIDHGSGWRTRYAHLSSQEVSVGQQVALGKQIGKAGATGGVTGPHLHYEQRLNGVAQKAVLHGVAVPYYGHTNFTSKNNCGGGGNNPYTPEQVCGAGFDVIDSANLGTSGTAYLLYNADNSNNCVTTLKSVSLGTASPTSAFLEVQGSARVTDSGNFTYYAGPVKKAAAKTCVKWGGSVGTTTYESPFEHCD
- a CDS encoding Xaa-Pro dipeptidyl-peptidase gives rise to the protein MRSARLAAVLVGLLPLALVQPVSAQVAPPTGPVFENGQAQPVFDPADVVRDNVWVTAPVDSDRDGKNDEVHVEVVRPKATQNGLKVPVIYQASPYYAGGNDVANHNVDVELYVPGQPAPAAGPRGRTSDVGPYAAPITWRYESYFTSRGFAVVYGESLGSGQSTGCPTTGGENETIGARSVVDWLNNRTPARDAAGAAAKADWTTGKTAMMGVSYNGTLPNAVASTGVEGLETIIPIAAISSWYDYYRENGAVVAPGGYQGEDADVLAEYVHTRADRAVCRPVLDELAAQQDRITGDYSPFWDERNYLNDVDQVRASVLAVHGLNDWNVTTSQVAKWYEALKAHGVEHKIWWHQSGHADPYSLRKEEWLATLNKWVSHYLYDLDNGIEKEPKSTIQRENGSWADEAEWPLPGTSDATIYPWPGGSARGKLDPRHKLPGRPQVERLADDATKTVEQLVDLPSSGNRLAYSTTEARQPVRLSGTAKVDLSVSFDRPAANVTGVLVDRAPDGKAKVITRGWTDPQNRTDPARTQPIEPGKSYKVSFELQPDDYVLATGHKLEFVLLSSDHDFTLRPKPGAGVAIDLTKTSITLPVAGGKEALRAAF